GGACCGTTCCTCTCGCGCTTGCCGCCTCGCTTTTCGCCGTCGCCCCGCTGCAATCCGCCCCGGCCGATCTCAAAACGCTCCGAGAGCAGCTCGCGCTCGCCACCGAGGACAAGGACACCCTCTCCCGCATCGAACTGCTCCGTCGCATCGTCGCCGTCGATCCCGCGGACGCCGCCTCGCATCGGCTGCTTGTCGAACTCTGGCTCGAAATCAAGGACTACGACCTCGCCGAGGCCACTCTCAACGCCTGGCCGGACGCGCCGCCCGACCTCGCCGCCCTCACCCGCGCCGCCGTGCTGCGTTACCGCGACGAAGACGTGCCCGGGGCCGTGCGCGTGCTGCAGGACTACCTCGCCAAATCGCCAAAAGACCTCGCCGCGCACGAGGCGCTCGTCGACGCACTGCTCGCCACGAAGGACTACGCCGCGCAGCTCGCCGCTCTCGACGCCTACATCGCCGTCCAGCGCGACGTGACGAACCTCATCCGTCGGGCAAACACGAAGCTCGCTCTCGACGACTTCACTGGGGCCATCGCGGACGCCCGCGCCGCCGAGGCGCTTGATTCCGAGGCGGACATCGTCAAGCGCAACGTCCCCAGCTTCGAGCGGCTCGAGATCGCCCTCAATTCGCTGCCACCCCTCGACGCCACGCTCGAGAAATCCCCGCGCGATCTCACCGCCCTTATGCAGCGCGCGTGGTGGCTGCGCTACGGCAGCCTGAACGCCCGTTCGCTCGCCGACGCAAACGCCGCCCTCGAGGCCCACCCCGGCTCCGTCGCCGCACTCGTCGCGCGGGAACGCGCCCGCTGGCTGCTCGATCAGGTCGAGTCCACGGCCTCCCGCCGCGACACGCTCGTCGGCGTCACCCGCTCCCATGCGCTCGAGTCGATCGAATCCATCGCCGCTGCCGACCTCGCGCTCCAGAAAAACCCCAGGGACGAAGTCGCTCTCCGTCAGCGCGCCCGCGGGCTGAACGGCGCCGAGCAATACCTCCTCGCCCAGCGCGACGCCGACGCCGCGCTCGCCCTCGACGAGAAGGACGCCGACGCCGCGCTCGAGTTGCTCTACGCGACGTCACTCCTCGGCCAGGATATTACTCCCATCTTCCGGCGCATCGAGATCATCGCGCCGCCGAAGCCCAAGGTCGCCCTCGCGAACGCTTACCTCGCCGACCTCTATTTCCGACAGTCGAACCTCCCGCTCGCGCTCGACTACGCAAACCGCTCGCTGGCCCTCGCCGAGACCGAATACGTCCTCCGCATCAAAGCCGCCGCCCTCCAGCGACTCGGCCGTTCCGACGAAGCCGCCGCCGCCACGAAACGCGCCAACGCCCTGCACCGATGAAACTCCGCCGGCTCGCCCCTCTCCTGCTTGGTCTCGCCGCCCTGGGCATGAACCGTCCGCCGACGCCAACGCCATCCCCCACGCCGGCGGACGCGGCGACCCCCGCCCCGACCGCGACGCCGGCCGCCTTTCCCACGCCACCGCCACCGCTGGTCTTCGGCGAAGACCCGCAGCCTTTCGTCGACGCTCCGGACGCCATCGGCATCGCCGTCGAAGGCGGCGAGGACGAGAACGACGACACGAATAACACGCTCGGTCTCCACACGGAGTTCACGATTCAGTTTCCCGACGCGATGGTGCCGCCCGATCGCATCGACGTGACCGATTCCCAATCGCCGATCTCCATCTGGCCCGACCTCGCGGTGAAATGGGTGTGGCGCACGCAGTCGCAGGGCGAGTGGCGCGTCGACGGCCCGATCATTCCCGGCCAGAGCTACCACCTGCGTCTGCGGGAAGGGCTGACGAATCTCGCCGGCGTCCCCCTCGAGACCGCAAAGTGGGGTTACGAAGTCCGGACCGACTCGTTCACCGTGAGCAGCGAGTTCGACGTGCGCGACGCGTTGAACGCCCAGCCGCAGATCCCGCTCGAATTCAACGTCCCCGTGCGCCTGCACGACGCCGCCGAGGGCATCTGGTTCCAGGATCGCCTTTCCCGCCAGCGTTTCCCCGCCGAGCTGCTGTTGAACCGCGCCGTGAGCGACATCGACGGCGACGTGGTGGACGTCACGACGGCCACGAACGAAACCGCGCCGACGGAGTTCCGGGTCCGCCCGCGCGATCCCCTGCCCGTCGGCCGTTTCTACGACCTCATCGTCGAGAACGTTCATGACTCCTACGCCGGCCGCACGCTACCCTATCCCGAGGTCTTCGCGCTCGGTCGCACGCAGCCTCTCACCATCGACTTCGTCGCCGCGCGCAACTGGCCTACGGACAAGCCGCACATCGAGGTCAAATTCCACGGCTATCTCGGCGACGAGGCTCTTCCCGACAGCCCGCTCACCATCGAGCCGGCCGTGCCGAATCTTCGCTTCCGCAAGGAAGGCGAATCGCTCTTCGCCGACGGCGATTTCGACGTGAGCAAGCGCTACCGCGTCACCATCGCCGCCGGCATCACCGGCGCCAGCGGCTATCCCCTCGCGAAGGCCGAGACATGGGGCGCGACCTTCCATCCGAAGCAGGCCACCCTGCTCTTCCCCGAAGGCACCATCCGCCAGCGCGCCGCGCTCGGCCTCCGCTTCGCCCTGCTCCAGGCAAACACCGGCCCCATCACCTGGCGGCTCGCCCGCGTGCCCCTCGATCGTCTCGACGAGATTCGCGCCGCGCTTCGAGCGGACATTCCCCGGCCCGTGGTCGACCCCCTCCATCTGGAAGTCGTGGGACAGGGCGAGCTTCCCGCCTCCGCCGACGATCTCGAAGTCGTTCGCCCCATCACTTGGCAGCCCGCCGCCGGCCAGCCAGCCCTTTCCGGCCCCTACGTCATCGAGGCCGAGACGAAGGACAGCGCCGGCGCCACGCTCTCGAACCAGGCCCTCATCTTCTTCAACGAGGCTGTCTTCACGCAGAAGAACACGCCCGCCGGCACGATCCTGCGACTCGCCCGGATGTCCGATGCGCAGCCGATCCGCGGAGTGCCGGTCAAGGCCGTCACCGCCCGCCTCGACGAGATCGCCCGCGGCATCAGCGACGAGCACGGCGTCGTCGCCTTCCCCACGACCGCACTCACCGGCGCCGCCTTTTTCCTCACCGATCCGAAGGACGGCTCCGCCCCATCCGTCGACCTCGCGGCTCCCGGCTCTCCGTTCCCGGGCAGCGGCTCGCTTTACGCCTCCGCACCGCCTCCCTGGCGCGGAGCCATCATCACGGATCGCCCGCTTTATCGCCCCGGCGACGACGTGAAATTCAAGGGCTTCCTGCGCCGCAACGACTTCGACGGCCTCGTCGCCCCGGCTGGCGTCGTCGTCAAATGGAAGATCGTCAGCAGCGAGCGCGACGAACGCGTCGCCGAGGGCACGGCCACCGTCAACGAGTTCGGCGGGTGGGATGGCTCGTGGGAAACCCCGCCCCAGGGCAAGCTCGGCGCCTTCCGCATCGTCGCGCAGGTCGGCGAAACACCCGCGGGCGACAACGGCGACTTCCGCGTCGAGGAATTCCGCAACCCCCCGTTCTCCGTGATCTGCGAGGTCGCTCCCGCCACGAAGGCCGGAGAATCCACGATCAACGTTTCGTCCCAGTATTTCCACGGCGCCCCGAATGTCGGCAGCCGCGTGAAATGGACCGCGACATGGCTGAGCGACTCCGACGGCGAGTATTACAACGACCAGGATGCCGAGGGCTTCACCCGCGTGGATCTCTATTCCGAGCACCATCGCACGCCCGTTTTCGAAGTCGAGGTGAGCGGCGAAACCTCCCTCGACGCGAAGGGCCGCGCGACGCTGACAAGCACCGCGCCGTTCCAGGATCCCGGCCTGCGCGCCCGGTCCAACGTCCTCTGGCGCGTCGACGTCACCGGTCCGGATGGCCAGACGATCACCGGCGGCTCGGAGGAAACCGTCGTCATGAACGACGTCACCCTCGGCGTGAAGCCCGACACGACCACCAGCGCGACCGGCATCGCCTTCGACCTCCAGGCGACTCCGCGCGACCCCGCGCAGCCCGCGCCCGCCGAAGTGCACGCGGATCTCTTTCTCGTCCAGACGAAGTCCGTGAAGGAGCGCCTCGCCCCGTTCGTCTACCGCTACCGCAACACCGATGTGTTCGTGCCCGTCGAGCAGAAGAACGTCCCCGCGAACGGCCATCTCGCCTTCACGCCAAAAACGCCCGGCCGATACGTGCTCGTCGTCTCGCCCCTCGCCGGCCAGCCCGGCATTCCCGTTAGCGAGGAAATTTATCTCCAGGGCACTGGCGAAGCCGAGCTGCCCGTGAAGAGCGATCAGTCCCTTGCGATCCAGCCCGTGGCGAAGGACAAGCCCGTGCCCGTGGGCCAGAACGCTGCCTTCGACATCCTCTCGCCGAGCCCCGGCATTGCGTGGGTCACCGTCGAGACCGACCGCATCCTCGAGACCTACACGATCCCGCTGCCCGGGAATTCCACCCGCATCGAGATTCCGGTGAAGCCCAGCTACGCGCCGAATGTGCATGTCGCCGCCTACCTGCTGCGACCCGGCAATTCCGACGAACTCCCCGGGGAAATGTTCGGCGTCACCGCGTTGAAGGTCACCCGTCCCGACGCCGCCATCGACGTCGCCGTGAATGCGGACCGCCCGGAATACCAGCCTCGCCAGCCCGGCACCCTCCACGTGCTCACCTCGGCGGGGGGCCGCCCGCTCGCGAATGCCGAAGTCACGCTCTACGCCGTCGACGATTCCATCCTCGAACTCGGCGGCTGGACGCTGCCCGCGCTCCTCGACACGTTCCTGCCCGACCACCCCTTCAATGTCGTCACGCGCTTCGCCCTCTCGAACTACATCGAGAATTTCAGCGAGGCCGCCCTCACGCAAAAGGGCTTCATCGTTGGCGGCGGCGGCAAGGACGAGTTCGGCAACAGTCAGTTCACCCGGCAGGATTTCCGCCCGCGCATTCTCTGGCTGCCCTCGCTCCGCACCGACGCCCACGGCGAGGCCACCGCGCAATTCACCCCGCCCGACAACCTCACGCGCTTCCGCGTGATCGCCCTCGCGCAAACCCGCGCGAACCAGTTCGGCGCCGGCGACACCACCTTCACCGTTAGCAAGCCCGTCATCGTCGAGCCCGCCCTGCCGCGCTTCCTCCGTCAGGGCGACGAGATCGAGCTTCGCGCCGTTGCCCGCCAGAAGGTCGCCGATACGACCAGCCTCACGATCACCTGCGCGCCCGGCGGCGGCCTCGCGCTCACCGGCCCCGCGCAGGTCACCCGCGACGCGGCAAAGAACGACCCCGCCGTTGCCACGTTTCGCGCCCGCGTGGCTGCGGACGCCACCTCTGCAACGGTGAAATTCTCCGTCGCCTCCGCCGCCGGCAACGACGAGGTCGAGATCTCGCTGCCCGTCGCCGCCAGCACGATCCAGGTGCGCGAGGCCGTCGCCGGCAAGGCCGCCGGTCCCACCTTCGCCCCCGCAAAATTCGTCCCCGCCGCGTGGCTCGCCACGCCCGGCACCGTCGATGTCGCGCTCTCCACCTCACCCGACTTCACCCGTCTGCTCGGCATCCCCTCCGTGCTCGATTACCCCTACGGCTGCTTCGAGCAGAAATCCTCGCGCCTCCTCGTCTACACCACGCTCGCGAAGCTCCTCGCCTTCCTCCCGCAGTCGGAGGAGCGCACCGAAAACTACCGCCGCGTGATCGTCGAATCGCTCCAGG
This DNA window, taken from Chthoniobacterales bacterium, encodes the following:
- a CDS encoding alpha-2-macroglobulin family protein is translated as MKLRRLAPLLLGLAALGMNRPPTPTPSPTPADAATPAPTATPAAFPTPPPPLVFGEDPQPFVDAPDAIGIAVEGGEDENDDTNNTLGLHTEFTIQFPDAMVPPDRIDVTDSQSPISIWPDLAVKWVWRTQSQGEWRVDGPIIPGQSYHLRLREGLTNLAGVPLETAKWGYEVRTDSFTVSSEFDVRDALNAQPQIPLEFNVPVRLHDAAEGIWFQDRLSRQRFPAELLLNRAVSDIDGDVVDVTTATNETAPTEFRVRPRDPLPVGRFYDLIVENVHDSYAGRTLPYPEVFALGRTQPLTIDFVAARNWPTDKPHIEVKFHGYLGDEALPDSPLTIEPAVPNLRFRKEGESLFADGDFDVSKRYRVTIAAGITGASGYPLAKAETWGATFHPKQATLLFPEGTIRQRAALGLRFALLQANTGPITWRLARVPLDRLDEIRAALRADIPRPVVDPLHLEVVGQGELPASADDLEVVRPITWQPAAGQPALSGPYVIEAETKDSAGATLSNQALIFFNEAVFTQKNTPAGTILRLARMSDAQPIRGVPVKAVTARLDEIARGISDEHGVVAFPTTALTGAAFFLTDPKDGSAPSVDLAAPGSPFPGSGSLYASAPPPWRGAIITDRPLYRPGDDVKFKGFLRRNDFDGLVAPAGVVVKWKIVSSERDERVAEGTATVNEFGGWDGSWETPPQGKLGAFRIVAQVGETPAGDNGDFRVEEFRNPPFSVICEVAPATKAGESTINVSSQYFHGAPNVGSRVKWTATWLSDSDGEYYNDQDAEGFTRVDLYSEHHRTPVFEVEVSGETSLDAKGRATLTSTAPFQDPGLRARSNVLWRVDVTGPDGQTITGGSEETVVMNDVTLGVKPDTTTSATGIAFDLQATPRDPAQPAPAEVHADLFLVQTKSVKERLAPFVYRYRNTDVFVPVEQKNVPANGHLAFTPKTPGRYVLVVSPLAGQPGIPVSEEIYLQGTGEAELPVKSDQSLAIQPVAKDKPVPVGQNAAFDILSPSPGIAWVTVETDRILETYTIPLPGNSTRIEIPVKPSYAPNVHVAAYLLRPGNSDELPGEMFGVTALKVTRPDAAIDVAVNADRPEYQPRQPGTLHVLTSAGGRPLANAEVTLYAVDDSILELGGWTLPALLDTFLPDHPFNVVTRFALSNYIENFSEAALTQKGFIVGGGGKDEFGNSQFTRQDFRPRILWLPSLRTDAHGEATAQFTPPDNLTRFRVIALAQTRANQFGAGDTTFTVSKPVIVEPALPRFLRQGDEIELRAVARQKVADTTSLTITCAPGGGLALTGPAQVTRDAAKNDPAVATFRARVAADATSATVKFSVASAAGNDEVEISLPVAASTIQVREAVAGKAAGPTFAPAKFVPAAWLATPGTVDVALSTSPDFTRLLGIPSVLDYPYGCFEQKSSRLLVYTTLAKLLAFLPQSEERTENYRRVIVESLQEFEKSLLPDDTVPYWPYGTTGNAFVTIQTAWAVAQAEQAGFDVPEGLTLALPRAVTAIALRKSRLEVAPSLRAFALFALSQLGDGPDDEVKAAANELFLGRDRLTDEARGFLALAFHTWEIEPEKQATLAGEIPPKPEVRDFNPVTFASTTRADAIASLVRLTQPDADPAALRKQLTPQLDRAASLSTQENLWLLLAFEALLADKPPARLAATTPPPDATSENRSAAVWLQRDLARLNDFSIRAARTADLTYSLSARRTLAPAEQVAVSQGLRIERIVRNLTDPARTGTAAAPFKLGDQILISFRFHADKAQSYVALEDALPAGLEVVNPNLEMIGKFYQIPDEPGAPAAWLSFSEMRDKQTNLFFDTVTAGSQSYAILARATAAGTFAWPSTQLTPMYDARFYARSAPSTCVVTE